The following proteins come from a genomic window of Triticum aestivum cultivar Chinese Spring chromosome 6A, IWGSC CS RefSeq v2.1, whole genome shotgun sequence:
- the LOC123130309 gene encoding geranylgeranyl pyrophosphate synthase 7, chloroplastic-like has translation MAKVAPFLLHHATPLPNLKLHAPPRSTSLHARHSTPGLARCAVTAPTSTAATTTVLQDEEPFSLDRYMASKAVTVNEALDRALPPGHPERLLESMRYSLLAGGKRVRPMLALAACELVGGDEAAAEPVACAVEMVHAMSLVHDDLPCMDDDDLRRGRPTNHVAFGVSTALLAGDALLALAFEHLARGCADRGVPADRALRAVAELAGAVGAGGLAAGQVVDLASEGADVGLATLEYIHVHKTARLLEAAAVCGAIVAGGDDEEVEGIRRYARYVGLLFQVVDDVLDVTRTSEQLGKTAGKDLATDKATYPKLMGVDGARAYAAELVASAEAELDRFDAARTEPLRHLARFIAYRQH, from the coding sequence ATGGCCAAGGTCGCGCCATTTCTCCTCCACCATGCGACGCCACTGCCCAACCTCAAGCTCCATGCTCCTCCGAGAAGCACCTCACTTCATGCCAGGCACTCCACGCCCGGCCTCGCACGGTGCGCCGTGACGGCTCCGACgagcaccgccgccaccaccaccgtgtTGCAGGACGAGGAGCCCTTCAGCCTCGACCGGTACATGGCGTCCAAGGCGGTGACCGTGAACGAGGCGCTCGACCGCGCCCTGCCGCCCGGGCACCCCGAGCGGCTCCTCGAGTCCATGCGCTACTCGCTCCTCGCGGGCGGCAAGCGGGTGCGCCCCATGCTCGCGCTCGCCGCGTGCGAGCTGGTGGGCGGCGACGAGGCCGCCGCCGAGCCCGTGGCCTGCGCCGTCGAGATGGTCCACGCCATGTCGCTCGTCCACGACGACCTCCCCTGCATGGACGACGACGACCTCCGGCGCGGCCGCCCCACTAACCACGTCGCCTTCGGCGTCAGCACCGCGCTGCTCGCCGGGGACGCGCTCCTGGCGCTCGCGTTCGAGCACCTCGCCCGGGGCTGCGCGGACCGCGGCGTGCCGGCCGACCGCGCGCTCCGCGCCGTGGCGGAGCTCGCGGGCGCCGTGGGCGCGGGCGGGCTCGCGGCGGGCCAGGTCGTGGACCTCGCCAGCGAGGGCGCCGACGTCGGCCTCGCCACGCTGGAGTACATCCACGTGCACAAGACGGCGCGGCTCCTGGAGGCCGCGGCGGTGTGCGGCGCCATCGTCGCCGGAGGagacgacgaggaggtcgagggcATCCGGCGGTACGCGCGTTACGTCGGGCTGCTGTTCCAGGTGGTGGACGACGTGCTGGACGTGACGCGCACGTCCGAGCAGCTGGGGAAGACGGCGGGGAAGGACCTGGCGACCGACAAGGCCACGTACCCGAAGCTGATGGGCGTGGACGGGGCGCGCGCGTACGCAGCCGAGCTTGTGGCGAGCGCCGAGGCAGAGCTAGACCGCTTCGACGCTGCTCGTACAGAGCCTCTGCGTCACCTCGCGCGCTTCATTGCGTACCGGCAGCACTGA